A genomic stretch from Mesotoga sp. Brook.08.105.5.1 includes:
- a CDS encoding C69 family dipeptidase — protein MRRVLIVLLVLFVGFGVTAMACTSILVGKDASVDGSTMTTHTCDGSYDARIQIIPGGVHEEGETVSIYKGLCQAGIPGRTVSYVGEIPQAPVTYTYFHIGYPFMNENQVIMGETTWSGERALRNSQGWMTIEQLQVLGLQRATTAREAIQVMGELAEKYGYGDGGEGLTIIDGEEAWLFEICGPGPFWSPGSEEPGAVWVAQRIPDDHVLVHANRSRIGEIDLENTDYFMASPNVYSTAIDLGLWDGEGTFLFYAAYGPKNAFYNTRREWRVLDLLAPSLELDPWAERYPLSVKPDKKVSVHDLMMIKRDHYEGTEFDLTVGLAAGPFGNPNRYATSSSQRPEGVNYDGWERAISMFRCSYVIVGQARNWMPAEIGGLVWFGEDAPHSTVYIPFYAGATSVPESFSQGARNFFDRSSAWWAFNHVSNLADLRYNVAIEIIKEEYTKFETEFLTNQPLIEKVALELYKSSPEAAIDFITNYSNGLANRVVDRWWKLADELIYTLNDGYVNGSTAGYPTWWLEAVGYGDTTRR, from the coding sequence TTGCGACGTGTACTTATTGTTTTGTTAGTGCTTTTTGTTGGATTTGGCGTAACCGCAATGGCATGCACCTCTATCCTGGTAGGAAAGGATGCATCGGTTGACGGTTCAACGATGACCACACACACCTGTGATGGCAGCTACGATGCCAGAATTCAGATTATTCCCGGTGGAGTACATGAAGAGGGCGAGACCGTAAGCATTTACAAGGGTCTCTGTCAGGCGGGTATTCCCGGAAGGACTGTATCTTACGTGGGAGAAATACCTCAGGCACCGGTAACGTACACCTACTTCCACATAGGATATCCATTCATGAACGAAAACCAGGTAATAATGGGAGAAACAACCTGGAGTGGTGAGAGAGCGCTTAGAAACTCTCAGGGATGGATGACAATCGAGCAGTTGCAGGTTCTCGGTCTTCAGAGAGCCACTACGGCGAGGGAAGCTATACAGGTAATGGGAGAACTAGCCGAGAAGTACGGATATGGCGATGGCGGCGAAGGACTAACAATTATCGACGGAGAAGAGGCATGGCTCTTTGAGATCTGTGGTCCTGGACCCTTCTGGTCTCCTGGGAGCGAAGAACCCGGAGCGGTATGGGTTGCACAGAGAATTCCGGACGATCATGTTCTCGTTCACGCCAACAGATCGAGGATTGGAGAAATCGATCTTGAGAACACCGACTACTTCATGGCCTCTCCAAATGTCTACTCAACCGCTATCGATCTAGGACTGTGGGACGGAGAAGGGACTTTCCTCTTCTATGCAGCCTATGGGCCGAAGAATGCATTCTATAACACAAGACGAGAGTGGAGAGTACTGGATCTTCTAGCCCCATCACTTGAGCTTGATCCCTGGGCAGAGAGATACCCTCTGTCAGTCAAACCAGACAAGAAGGTTTCTGTTCACGATCTTATGATGATCAAGCGCGATCATTATGAAGGAACAGAATTCGATCTCACGGTTGGTCTTGCCGCGGGTCCTTTTGGCAATCCTAACAGATATGCGACCTCTTCCAGTCAAAGGCCAGAAGGTGTCAACTACGACGGTTGGGAAAGAGCAATCTCCATGTTCAGGTGTTCTTATGTAATCGTTGGACAGGCAAGAAACTGGATGCCTGCTGAAATCGGTGGACTGGTATGGTTTGGCGAAGATGCGCCTCATTCAACTGTATACATTCCCTTCTACGCTGGCGCTACCAGTGTTCCCGAGTCATTCAGTCAGGGAGCAAGGAATTTCTTCGACAGAAGTTCTGCATGGTGGGCATTCAACCACGTCTCTAACCTAGCCGATCTGAGATACAATGTCGCAATAGAGATTATCAAAGAGGAATACACGAAGTTTGAAACTGAGTTCCTCACGAATCAGCCACTGATCGAAAAGGTTGCGCTCGAACTTTACAAGAGCAGTCCAGAAGCAGCGATTGATTTCATCACGAACTACAGCAACGGTCTTGCTAATAGAGTTGTGGATAGATGGTGGAAACTCGCTGATGAACTGATCTACACATTGAACGACGGTTATGTGAATGGTTCTACTGCAGGGTACCCAACCTGGTGGCTCGAAGCTGTTGGTTATGGAGATACAACCAGAAGATAG
- a CDS encoding DUF6305 family protein: MALLKIATVMLILFAGSILCSLTVEPLPVIEDPLLMTVWGESIELQNITYFCDSLQIARDYSRFATVEDLASGAGYRIGRELPDEFFHPFYVTGTPYRTLVVIVGGAERGSAEDIIRIEMLASSVKSSGGKVLAIDIDVEGIGNDPVKEEFVRTIVPFLDVLIVAESPTDQYLPYLKSDTPILVELPVVVDLVSIFERDFGGGRCCD, encoded by the coding sequence ATGGCACTGTTGAAAATTGCTACGGTTATGCTGATTCTTTTCGCTGGTTCAATTCTTTGCTCTCTGACAGTCGAACCTTTGCCCGTTATTGAAGATCCTCTGTTAATGACAGTTTGGGGCGAGAGCATAGAACTTCAGAATATAACCTATTTTTGTGACAGTCTTCAGATTGCTCGTGACTATTCGCGGTTTGCGACAGTCGAAGATCTCGCTTCTGGTGCTGGATACAGGATTGGGAGAGAGCTACCCGACGAATTTTTCCATCCATTCTACGTTACCGGAACTCCATATCGTACTCTTGTTGTCATTGTTGGAGGCGCTGAACGGGGATCAGCAGAAGATATCATTAGAATTGAGATGCTTGCCTCTTCAGTGAAGAGCTCTGGAGGAAAGGTTCTAGCAATAGACATCGATGTTGAAGGGATTGGAAACGATCCCGTAAAGGAAGAGTTCGTCCGAACAATCGTTCCGTTTCTAGATGTCCTTATAGTAGCCGAGAGCCCCACTGATCAATACTTGCCATATCTGAAAAGTGATACCCCTATATTGGTGGAGCTGCCAGTTGTTGTAGATCTCGTTTCAATCTTTGAAAGGGATTTCGGCGGCGGCAGGTGCTGTGACTAA
- a CDS encoding C69 family dipeptidase — MRKILVTIVLVLSVFYASLIACTDILAGKMATIDGSVICSQTVDGTYDSRILIQPAADHEPGSMTPVWEWIVYADRRPLEKLGEIPQVEHTYQYFLTSYPFGNEKGLLMGETTLGGARATANSPEAIMTVEQLQAFALQRCTTAREAILLMGQLAEEYGYRESCNLGECITIADGKEAWVFEVYGVGPLWKPGDGPGAVWAAQRVPDEHISAVVNYSMIGEIDPETKRPPAVPEEDFYISDNYLDTAIELGLYDPASGEPFVWKYVYGNIKGKWSSRLWRIFSTLNPSGNWSYDKTDDYPFSVKPDELVSVYDIIELYRDVMTGTPGDMEANEAWLYEYGDEIRKSGLASPQPGSEFRNLLGIPSVRNIGVQSTSCFFINQTRDWLPPEIGAVSWFGLGNSHKAVVVPLFCATTSVPESWTTINRGDSKINRDDAFWAFYTVDRLSGVRYQDMMPRVDAVRKPLQERIFEVQPAIEATALELYKTDRDLAVEFLTSYVSSLMIEVEEAYWDLADSLILRLP, encoded by the coding sequence GTGAGAAAGATACTAGTAACGATTGTTCTTGTACTGTCAGTTTTCTACGCAAGTCTGATTGCCTGCACAGATATACTTGCTGGTAAGATGGCTACAATTGATGGTTCTGTTATCTGTTCGCAGACAGTTGACGGGACATATGATTCTAGGATTCTGATACAGCCTGCAGCAGACCATGAACCGGGAAGCATGACACCTGTTTGGGAATGGATAGTTTACGCGGATAGAAGGCCACTCGAGAAACTGGGCGAAATTCCGCAGGTGGAGCATACTTACCAGTACTTCCTGACATCGTATCCTTTTGGCAACGAAAAGGGACTTCTTATGGGCGAGACAACCTTGGGAGGAGCAAGAGCAACTGCGAATAGTCCCGAAGCAATAATGACTGTTGAGCAGCTTCAGGCATTTGCACTACAACGTTGTACTACTGCAAGGGAAGCTATATTGCTTATGGGGCAACTTGCCGAAGAGTATGGTTACCGCGAATCCTGCAATCTTGGGGAATGCATCACAATAGCCGATGGCAAGGAGGCATGGGTATTTGAAGTTTACGGGGTAGGCCCTCTTTGGAAGCCAGGAGATGGTCCAGGAGCCGTATGGGCTGCCCAGCGTGTCCCCGATGAACATATTTCGGCTGTTGTCAACTACAGTATGATTGGAGAAATAGATCCTGAGACAAAAAGACCGCCGGCCGTTCCAGAGGAAGACTTCTATATCTCCGATAATTATCTCGACACAGCCATCGAACTCGGTCTTTATGATCCCGCTAGTGGTGAACCGTTTGTCTGGAAGTATGTTTACGGAAACATCAAAGGTAAGTGGAGTTCCAGGCTCTGGAGGATTTTCAGCACTTTGAATCCTTCCGGTAACTGGTCCTATGACAAGACTGATGACTATCCTTTCTCTGTGAAGCCTGATGAACTGGTTTCGGTATATGACATAATTGAGCTCTACAGAGATGTTATGACTGGTACACCTGGTGACATGGAAGCTAATGAAGCCTGGTTATATGAATACGGAGACGAGATAAGGAAGAGTGGGCTGGCATCGCCACAGCCAGGAAGTGAATTCAGAAATCTTCTTGGAATTCCGAGCGTAAGGAACATCGGTGTTCAGAGTACAAGCTGCTTCTTCATAAACCAAACGAGAGACTGGTTGCCACCTGAGATTGGTGCGGTCTCGTGGTTTGGTCTTGGAAATTCCCACAAAGCAGTTGTTGTTCCTCTATTCTGTGCGACGACCAGCGTTCCTGAATCTTGGACCACAATAAACAGAGGGGACAGCAAGATCAACAGAGATGATGCTTTCTGGGCATTCTATACTGTCGACAGGTTATCCGGAGTCAGGTATCAGGACATGATGCCGAGAGTAGATGCTGTCAGAAAACCTCTTCAGGAAAGGATTTTCGAAGTCCAGCCAGCAATTGAGGCTACAGCACTTGAGCTTTACAAGACCGATAGGGATCTGGCAGTTGAATTCCTAACTAGCTACGTTTCCAGCTTGATGATCGAGGTAGAGGAAGCATATTGGGATCTAGCAGACTCTTTGATTCTTAGGCTTCCTTGA
- a CDS encoding succinylglutamate desuccinylase has translation MTDRNLMIVKIVSTALVGIALIIAGIEFYNHRNFREPVVIGPGVTNVKTLGDYFAPLKGTINDTNIYIIDSGVPGGTALVIGRSHPEEPATNLAAKILVENAMPSKGRLIVAITANQSGSRVTRPGDAYPMYYTIETPWGESKYRMGDRWTSPLDSWPDPETYVHYPSGQLLAYMDIRNFNRTWPGRENGMITEQTNYAFMNLIREEGVDVFIDLHEAELEYPVISTIVAHQKAADIAGLASMILTSSEFRIGMEFSPPSLHGLSHREVGDHSDAISLLFETPEPFLDRVRGITDEALLLTGKDEFVMTAGKYGLLYEKIDEKGWPIDVRVGRHCSTTLMVLELWSDFNPGKEVLVGGVPRYDEVVSNGTGFYFQDPSKASASKIYYE, from the coding sequence ATGACTGACAGAAACCTGATGATTGTCAAAATAGTTTCAACTGCATTGGTCGGGATTGCCCTTATTATTGCGGGGATCGAGTTCTACAACCACAGAAACTTCCGGGAGCCAGTTGTAATTGGACCGGGGGTAACCAATGTGAAGACTCTTGGTGACTATTTTGCGCCCTTGAAAGGCACCATAAACGACACCAATATCTACATAATCGATAGTGGTGTACCCGGTGGAACGGCACTTGTGATTGGTAGATCTCATCCAGAGGAACCAGCGACGAATCTAGCCGCAAAGATATTAGTCGAGAACGCCATGCCAAGCAAGGGAAGGCTGATCGTAGCCATAACTGCAAACCAGAGTGGATCACGAGTTACCAGACCGGGGGACGCATATCCCATGTATTACACGATCGAAACACCCTGGGGAGAGAGCAAATACCGAATGGGAGACAGATGGACAAGCCCTCTCGATTCGTGGCCGGATCCCGAGACGTACGTCCACTATCCAAGTGGTCAGCTTCTTGCCTACATGGACATTCGTAACTTCAACAGAACATGGCCAGGCAGGGAGAACGGAATGATCACAGAACAGACTAACTACGCTTTCATGAATCTTATAAGGGAAGAAGGAGTTGACGTTTTCATCGACTTACATGAGGCCGAGCTTGAGTACCCTGTCATAAGCACAATAGTTGCTCATCAGAAGGCCGCAGACATAGCGGGGCTGGCTTCCATGATTCTCACTTCTTCGGAATTCAGGATCGGGATGGAGTTCTCTCCTCCTAGCCTTCACGGACTCTCTCATAGAGAAGTGGGGGATCATTCGGACGCGATATCTCTTCTGTTCGAGACTCCCGAGCCTTTCCTGGACAGGGTTAGGGGAATCACGGATGAGGCGCTTCTGTTAACAGGTAAGGATGAATTTGTTATGACAGCCGGAAAGTACGGTCTGCTTTACGAGAAGATAGACGAGAAAGGTTGGCCAATCGATGTGAGAGTCGGCAGACACTGCTCCACGACTCTCATGGTTCTCGAGCTATGGAGCGATTTCAATCCAGGAAAGGAGGTACTTGTCGGAGGAGTTCCGAGATACGACGAGGTAGTTAGTAACGGTACCGGCTTCTATTTCCAGGATCCATCTAAAGCAAGTGCAAGTAAGATTTACTATGAATGA